One stretch of Pandoraea oxalativorans DNA includes these proteins:
- a CDS encoding ABC transporter ATP-binding protein: protein MLKLEQIHTHYGAVEALAGVSIEVNKGEIVTLIGSNGAGKTTLMMTVCGTPRASSGRVMFEGNDITSRPTHEIMRMGMAISPEGRRVFPSLTVIENLKMGGFFASKDDIDAGMDHVFKLFPRLAQRGKQRAGTMSGGEQQMLAIGRALMSRPRLLLLDEPTLGLAPLVIAQIFDIIRAIREEGVTVFLVEQNANKALHVADRGYVLETGRVVLADSADNLLANDDIKRAYLGA, encoded by the coding sequence ATGCTCAAGCTGGAACAGATCCACACCCACTACGGGGCCGTCGAGGCGCTTGCAGGCGTGTCCATCGAAGTGAACAAGGGCGAGATTGTCACGCTCATCGGCAGCAACGGCGCAGGCAAGACCACGCTGATGATGACGGTGTGCGGCACGCCCCGTGCATCGAGCGGTCGCGTGATGTTCGAGGGCAACGACATCACCAGCCGTCCGACGCACGAAATCATGCGCATGGGCATGGCGATTTCGCCCGAAGGCCGTCGCGTGTTTCCGAGCCTGACGGTCATCGAGAACCTGAAGATGGGCGGCTTCTTCGCATCCAAAGACGACATCGATGCCGGCATGGATCACGTCTTCAAGCTGTTCCCCCGGCTCGCACAGCGTGGCAAACAGCGCGCAGGCACGATGTCCGGCGGCGAACAGCAGATGCTCGCCATCGGGCGCGCGTTGATGAGCCGTCCGCGTCTGTTGTTGCTCGATGAACCGACGCTCGGCCTCGCACCGCTCGTGATCGCGCAGATCTTCGACATCATTCGCGCGATTCGCGAAGAAGGCGTGACCGTGTTTCTGGTGGAGCAAAACGCGAACAAGGCGCTGCATGTGGCCGACCGTGGTTACGTGCTCGAAACCGGGCGCGTCGTGCTGGCCGATTCGGCCGACAACCTGCTCGCCAACGACGACATCAAGCGCGCTTATCTGGGCGCTTGA
- a CDS encoding TPM domain-containing protein, with translation MTTAHEPAIAVQQKPHDVSRWLRHAGTWRAHARWLFPDNALDTLEASIRESESEHRCEIRLVIEAAMPLVNVWRGQTCRQRAVQLFHHLGVAHTSERTGILLYINIADHDIELIADKGVNALVDDASWEAVVKQMSAGFRDERYVQSVLDALNTLRGIARESLPARAGAAPDNALTDRPLML, from the coding sequence ATGACGACAGCACACGAACCGGCAATCGCAGTGCAACAGAAACCGCACGACGTGTCGCGCTGGCTGCGTCACGCAGGCACGTGGCGGGCGCACGCCCGCTGGCTATTTCCCGACAACGCACTCGACACACTGGAAGCCTCGATCCGAGAATCCGAATCGGAGCATCGTTGTGAAATCCGGCTGGTGATCGAAGCCGCCATGCCGCTCGTCAACGTGTGGCGCGGGCAGACGTGCCGTCAACGCGCCGTTCAACTGTTTCACCATCTGGGTGTCGCGCACACGAGCGAGCGCACAGGCATACTGCTGTACATCAACATCGCCGATCACGATATCGAGCTGATCGCCGACAAGGGCGTCAATGCGCTGGTGGACGATGCCAGTTGGGAAGCCGTCGTGAAGCAGATGAGCGCCGGGTTTCGCGATGAACGCTACGTCCAGAGCGTGCTCGACGCACTGAACACCCTGCGCGGCATTGCGCGCGAATCCCTGCCGGCCCGTGCTGGCGCAGCCCCGGACAATGCACTGACCGACCGGCCGCTGATGCTCTGA
- a CDS encoding 2-keto-4-pentenoate hydratase encodes MSHINDYAKLLDDAAHFAHEVEQFDTDNRLSLDDAYAIQAASLARRAERGETRVGVKMGFTSRAKMIQMGLSDVIWGRLTSGMQIEEGTSIDFKRYVHPRVEPEIAFILKKPLEGNVTGPQALAAVEAIAPAIEIIDSRYKDFKFTLPEAIADNASSSGFVIGAWHSPHVDFSNLGLAMSINGRTVQVGSTAALLGHPLRSLVAAARLSAAAGEPLQAGWIVMAGGATPAEYIKPGQYVSVEMESLGRVGFHV; translated from the coding sequence ATGAGCCACATCAACGATTACGCCAAGCTGCTCGACGACGCAGCGCATTTCGCCCACGAAGTCGAACAGTTCGACACCGATAACCGCCTGTCGCTCGACGACGCCTACGCCATTCAGGCCGCCTCGCTCGCGCGCCGTGCCGAGCGTGGCGAGACGCGCGTCGGCGTGAAGATGGGTTTCACCAGCCGCGCGAAGATGATTCAGATGGGGCTGTCCGATGTGATCTGGGGCCGTCTGACGTCAGGCATGCAGATCGAAGAGGGCACGTCCATCGACTTCAAGCGTTACGTGCATCCGCGCGTCGAGCCGGAAATCGCCTTCATTCTGAAGAAGCCGCTCGAAGGCAACGTCACCGGGCCGCAGGCGCTCGCCGCAGTCGAGGCCATCGCACCGGCCATCGAGATCATCGACTCGCGCTACAAGGACTTCAAGTTCACGTTGCCGGAAGCGATTGCCGACAACGCGTCGTCCAGCGGTTTTGTGATCGGCGCGTGGCACAGCCCGCACGTCGACTTCTCGAATCTGGGGCTGGCGATGTCGATCAACGGCCGCACCGTACAGGTAGGTTCGACGGCGGCGCTGCTGGGTCATCCGCTGCGCTCGCTCGTGGCGGCAGCGCGTCTGTCGGCGGCGGCCGGCGAACCGTTGCAGGCGGGCTGGATCGTGATGGCGGGCGGCGCGACACCGGCCGAGTACATCAAGCCGGGGCAATACGTGTCGGTCGAGATGGAATCGCTCGGTCGCGTGGGCTTCCACGTCTGA
- a CDS encoding high-affinity branched-chain amino acid ABC transporter permease LivM has product MTQQLTMKSGAANRAPAGETLKGAVIAAIVTIILTAPILGLQLKLDGYKVVLEQHWRPVWIATAIVFVFQLIKPFLLRSKRAVKLPTMPTTGRRQQLTAMWVLLAVGLVWPFVGSRGAVDVATLALIYCVLGLGLNIVVGFAGLLDLGYVGFYAVGGYTYALLNQYFGLTFWECLPLAALMSATFGFLLGFPVLRLRGDYLAIVTLGFGEIIRLLLNNLTSLTGGPDGVSGIPKPSVFGFEMARSSSVEGAKTFHELIGLDYSGSHMVIWLYLLAFALVGFTLFVTSRLIRMPIGRAWEALREDEIACRSLGLNPTRIKLSAFTLGASFAGLAGAFFAARQGLVTPESFTFIESALILAVVVLGGMGSQIGVILAAILLTILPEVARDFAEYRMLIFGLVMVLMMMWRPQGLLPATRPHVELPQ; this is encoded by the coding sequence ATGACACAACAACTCACCATGAAGTCCGGCGCCGCCAACCGTGCGCCGGCAGGAGAGACGCTCAAGGGTGCGGTCATCGCCGCAATCGTGACGATCATCCTCACGGCCCCGATCCTGGGCCTGCAACTGAAGCTCGACGGCTACAAGGTTGTGCTCGAACAGCATTGGCGTCCGGTCTGGATCGCGACCGCCATCGTGTTCGTATTCCAGCTGATCAAGCCGTTCCTGTTGCGCAGCAAGCGCGCGGTGAAGCTGCCGACGATGCCCACGACGGGACGCCGTCAGCAACTGACCGCCATGTGGGTGCTGCTCGCCGTCGGTCTCGTGTGGCCGTTCGTGGGCTCGCGCGGTGCGGTGGACGTAGCCACGCTCGCGCTCATCTACTGCGTGCTGGGTCTCGGCCTGAACATCGTCGTGGGCTTCGCCGGTCTGCTCGATCTGGGCTACGTCGGCTTCTACGCCGTCGGCGGGTACACGTACGCGCTGCTCAATCAGTACTTCGGCCTGACCTTCTGGGAATGCCTGCCGCTCGCCGCGCTGATGTCGGCGACGTTCGGCTTCCTGCTGGGCTTCCCGGTGCTGCGCCTGCGCGGTGACTATCTCGCCATCGTGACGCTGGGCTTCGGCGAAATCATTCGCCTGCTGCTCAACAACCTGACGAGCCTGACCGGCGGTCCCGACGGCGTGTCCGGCATTCCCAAGCCCAGCGTGTTCGGCTTCGAGATGGCGCGCTCGTCGAGCGTGGAAGGCGCGAAGACATTTCATGAACTGATCGGTCTCGACTACAGCGGCTCGCATATGGTGATCTGGCTGTATCTGCTCGCGTTCGCGCTGGTCGGCTTCACGCTGTTCGTCACGAGCCGCCTGATCCGCATGCCGATCGGTCGCGCGTGGGAAGCCCTGCGCGAAGACGAAATCGCCTGCCGCTCGCTCGGTTTGAACCCCACGCGCATCAAGCTCTCGGCATTCACGCTGGGCGCTTCGTTCGCGGGTCTGGCCGGGGCGTTCTTCGCTGCGCGTCAGGGGCTGGTCACGCCGGAGTCGTTCACCTTCATCGAGTCGGCGCTGATTCTCGCCGTAGTGGTGCTCGGCGGCATGGGATCGCAGATCGGTGTGATTCTCGCGGCCATCCTGCTGACGATTCTGCCGGAAGTGGCACGCGACTTTGCCGAGTACCGCATGCTGATCTTCGGTCTGGTGATGGTGCTGATGATGATGTGGCGTCCGCAAGGTTTGCTGCCCGCCACCCGCCCGCATGTGGAGTTGCCGCAATGA
- the livH gene encoding high-affinity branched-chain amino acid ABC transporter permease LivH — protein MNEFFPQLAQQLVNGLTLGAIYALIAIGYTMVYGIIGMINFAHGEIYMIGAYVGLVTLTAIGTAAGYPLPLVLGAALLVSVLVTGLYGFAIERVAYRPLRGGPRLGPLISAIGMSIFLQNYVQIGQGARDVSVPMLISGAIDIPMGDFTVTIPYARMLIVGVTVALMILLTLFIANSRMGRACRACAEDMRMANLLGIDTNRVISFTFILGAMLAAVGGVLIGLTIGKLNPYIGFIAGIKAFTAAVLGGIGSIPGAMLGGVLLGLAETLASGYMPSEYKDIVAFCLLVLVLLFRPTGLLGKPDVEKV, from the coding sequence ATGAACGAATTTTTCCCACAGCTTGCCCAGCAACTGGTCAATGGCCTGACGCTGGGCGCGATCTATGCGCTGATTGCCATTGGCTACACAATGGTCTACGGCATCATCGGCATGATCAACTTTGCCCACGGCGAGATCTACATGATCGGCGCCTACGTCGGGCTTGTCACACTGACTGCAATCGGAACGGCGGCGGGCTACCCCTTGCCGCTCGTACTGGGCGCAGCGCTGCTGGTATCGGTGCTGGTCACGGGCCTTTACGGCTTCGCGATCGAGCGGGTGGCGTATCGCCCGCTGCGCGGCGGACCTCGTCTCGGACCGCTGATCTCTGCGATCGGTATGTCCATCTTCCTGCAGAACTATGTGCAGATCGGTCAAGGCGCACGCGACGTTTCCGTGCCCATGCTGATCTCCGGCGCCATCGATATTCCGATGGGCGACTTCACCGTGACGATTCCCTACGCTCGCATGCTGATCGTAGGCGTGACGGTGGCACTGATGATCCTGCTCACGCTGTTCATCGCTAACTCTCGCATGGGTCGTGCCTGCCGTGCCTGTGCCGAGGATATGCGCATGGCCAACCTGCTCGGCATCGATACGAATCGCGTGATCTCGTTCACGTTCATTCTCGGTGCCATGCTCGCGGCCGTGGGCGGCGTACTGATCGGCCTGACCATCGGCAAGCTCAATCCGTATATCGGCTTCATCGCCGGCATCAAAGCCTTCACGGCCGCCGTGCTGGGCGGTATCGGCAGCATTCCCGGCGCCATGCTGGGCGGCGTGCTGCTGGGCCTGGCGGAGACGCTCGCCTCGGGCTACATGCCCTCCGAGTACAAAGACATCGTGGCGTTCTGCCTGCTGGTGCTGGTGCTGCTGTTCCGCCCGACCGGCCTGCTGGGCAAGCCTGACGTCGAGAAAGTCTGA
- a CDS encoding branched-chain amino acid ABC transporter substrate-binding protein, which translates to MQFRHKSLFVAAALALLGTAANAETVKIAIAGPYSGSVAQYGDMVKAGALTAIEEVNAAGGANGNKLEAVFMDDACEPKQAVAVANKIVSQKIKYVIGHVCSGSTIPASDIYENEGVVMITPSATAPQLTEGKKRHFIFRTIGRDDQQGPAAAQYIIHKVKPKKVAVLHDKQSYGQGIATSVKKDLDAAKVPVVLFEGINAGDSDYSAVITKLKAQGVDFVYFGGYHPEMGLLLRQAREQGVKATFMGPEGVGNKDVTAIAGPASEGMLVTLPADFAADPANAKLVKAFADAKRDPNGPFQMPAYTGVQLIAKSIAGAKSTDSEKVAKYLHANTFDTPIGKVAYDAAGDLKSFKFVVFTWHKDATKTAAN; encoded by the coding sequence ATGCAGTTTCGTCACAAATCCCTGTTCGTTGCCGCTGCTCTCGCCCTCCTCGGAACGGCTGCCAATGCAGAGACCGTCAAAATCGCCATCGCCGGCCCGTACAGCGGCTCGGTTGCCCAGTACGGCGACATGGTCAAGGCCGGTGCGCTGACCGCGATTGAAGAAGTGAACGCAGCTGGCGGCGCGAACGGCAACAAGCTCGAAGCCGTGTTCATGGATGACGCATGCGAGCCGAAGCAGGCTGTCGCCGTCGCCAACAAAATTGTCAGCCAGAAGATCAAGTATGTGATCGGTCACGTGTGCTCGGGCTCGACGATCCCGGCATCGGACATCTACGAAAACGAAGGCGTCGTGATGATCACGCCGTCGGCCACCGCACCGCAACTGACCGAAGGCAAGAAGCGCCACTTCATCTTCCGTACGATCGGCCGTGACGACCAGCAAGGTCCGGCAGCCGCCCAGTACATCATCCACAAGGTCAAGCCGAAGAAGGTTGCCGTGCTGCACGACAAGCAGTCGTACGGTCAGGGTATCGCCACGTCGGTGAAGAAGGACCTCGACGCCGCCAAGGTGCCGGTCGTGCTGTTCGAAGGCATCAACGCCGGCGACTCGGACTACTCGGCTGTCATCACCAAGCTCAAGGCGCAAGGCGTGGACTTTGTCTACTTCGGCGGCTACCACCCGGAAATGGGTCTGCTGCTGCGTCAGGCGCGTGAGCAAGGCGTGAAGGCCACGTTCATGGGACCGGAAGGCGTGGGTAACAAGGACGTGACGGCTATCGCCGGCCCGGCGTCGGAAGGCATGCTCGTGACGCTGCCGGCCGACTTCGCTGCCGACCCGGCAAACGCCAAGCTGGTGAAGGCCTTCGCCGACGCCAAGCGCGATCCGAACGGTCCGTTCCAGATGCCGGCCTACACGGGTGTGCAACTGATCGCCAAGAGCATCGCCGGCGCGAAAAGCACCGACTCGGAAAAGGTGGCGAAGTACCTCCACGCCAACACGTTCGACACGCCGATCGGCAAGGTGGCGTATGACGCCGCCGGCGATCTGAAGTCGTTCAAGTTCGTGGTCTTCACCTGGCACAAGGACGCCACCAAGACCGCAGCCAACTGA
- a CDS encoding tautomerase family protein has translation MPIVHINLIEGRDDAAVKACVKAVARTVHETLGAPLESIRVFATQVPAAHWAVGERTKDEPAAPAKAGA, from the coding sequence ATGCCAATCGTACATATCAATCTGATCGAAGGCCGCGACGACGCTGCCGTCAAGGCCTGTGTGAAGGCCGTGGCGCGCACCGTACACGAGACGCTCGGCGCGCCGCTCGAATCGATCCGCGTCTTCGCGACGCAGGTGCCGGCCGCCCACTGGGCCGTGGGCGAGCGCACGAAGGACGAGCCGGCAGCGCCGGCCAAGGCGGGCGCGTAA
- a CDS encoding LysR substrate-binding domain-containing protein, producing the protein MDIKQMRYFLAVAQEGHFGRAAERLNMAQPPLTRHIHALEAQLGTALFVRTPKGATLTAAGQTLLAEVPNILSLTRRAEEQTRLAGDGYIGRLDVGIFSSGILDVIPRLLADFHTERPEVKIGLHNLSKMEQIAALRERRIAIGFNRLIPDEPDLVVDWIHREPFLVALYEGHPLCKRASLTLADLDNERMILYPNAPVPGLAEEVAAAFRAEGVTLRVEQEVEDVVTSIALVASRFGVCVTTESAANLRLPGVVYRPLKSQRLRSIELNCMYRRDDDSPILAAFLALMRASRTRRHSRPM; encoded by the coding sequence ATGGATATCAAGCAAATGCGGTACTTCCTCGCCGTGGCCCAGGAAGGCCATTTCGGACGCGCTGCCGAGCGGCTGAACATGGCGCAGCCACCGCTCACTCGTCACATCCACGCACTGGAGGCGCAACTGGGCACGGCGCTCTTTGTGCGCACGCCCAAAGGCGCGACGCTGACTGCCGCCGGGCAAACGCTGCTCGCCGAGGTGCCGAACATCCTGTCGCTCACGCGCCGCGCGGAAGAACAGACGCGGCTGGCCGGCGACGGTTATATCGGGCGGCTCGACGTCGGCATCTTCAGCTCCGGCATTCTCGATGTGATCCCGCGGCTGCTCGCAGACTTCCATACGGAACGTCCCGAAGTGAAGATCGGCCTGCATAACCTGTCGAAGATGGAACAGATCGCGGCGCTGCGCGAGCGGCGTATCGCCATCGGCTTCAACCGTCTGATTCCGGACGAACCGGACCTGGTCGTCGACTGGATTCACCGCGAGCCGTTTCTCGTCGCCCTGTACGAAGGGCACCCGCTTTGCAAGCGCGCATCGCTCACGCTCGCCGACCTCGACAACGAGCGAATGATTCTCTACCCGAACGCACCGGTGCCCGGACTCGCAGAAGAAGTGGCCGCCGCGTTTCGCGCCGAGGGTGTGACGCTGCGCGTGGAGCAGGAGGTGGAGGATGTGGTGACGTCGATTGCACTCGTGGCGAGTCGTTTCGGCGTGTGTGTGACGACCGAGTCGGCCGCGAACCTGCGATTGCCCGGCGTCGTGTATCGGCCATTGAAATCGCAGCGGCTGCGCTCCATCGAGCTGAACTGTATGTACCGGCGCGACGACGATTCGCCGATTCTCGCCGCATTTCTCGCCCTGATGCGCGCATCGCGCACCCGACGTCATTCGCGACCGATGTAA
- the ribD gene encoding bifunctional diaminohydroxyphosphoribosylaminopyrimidine deaminase/5-amino-6-(5-phosphoribosylamino)uracil reductase RibD, which yields MFSDQDFDYMRRALALAQRAMFTTTPNPRVGCVIVQDGRVIGEGFTQPAGQDHAEVQAMKDARVRGESVRGATAYVTLEPCSHYGRTPPCAKGLIEAGVKRVIAAMEDPNPLVAGRGLGMLRDAGIDVRCGLLENEAREMNIGFIARMTRGTPWVRMKVAASLDGKTALHNGVSQWLTGPAARADGHAWRARACAILTGIGTVREDDPSLTVRDVETTRQPLRIVVDSRLDIAPTAKVLAGGNALVVCANGDADRIARLRDLGVDVLDLPNPDGKVELPALLRALGERQFNEIHVEAGYKLNGSLLREGCVDELLTYFAPSIVGDAQGMFNLPALTSLDDKLALTFTDVRMIETDLRVMARVTRD from the coding sequence ATGTTTTCCGATCAGGATTTTGACTACATGCGCCGCGCGCTGGCACTGGCCCAGCGCGCGATGTTCACTACGACGCCGAACCCGCGCGTGGGCTGCGTCATCGTGCAGGACGGTCGTGTCATCGGCGAAGGCTTCACGCAGCCCGCCGGGCAGGATCACGCCGAAGTGCAGGCCATGAAGGACGCGCGCGTGCGCGGCGAATCGGTGCGCGGCGCAACGGCCTACGTCACGCTGGAACCGTGCAGTCATTACGGCCGCACGCCGCCGTGCGCCAAAGGGCTCATCGAAGCGGGCGTGAAGCGCGTGATCGCCGCCATGGAAGATCCGAACCCGCTCGTCGCAGGACGCGGTCTGGGTATGCTGCGTGACGCCGGTATCGACGTGCGCTGCGGTTTGCTGGAAAACGAAGCGCGCGAGATGAACATCGGCTTCATCGCCCGCATGACGCGCGGCACGCCGTGGGTGCGCATGAAGGTGGCGGCGAGTCTCGACGGCAAGACGGCGCTGCACAACGGCGTGAGTCAATGGCTGACCGGCCCGGCCGCACGCGCCGACGGCCATGCATGGCGCGCACGCGCCTGCGCGATTCTCACGGGCATCGGCACCGTACGCGAAGACGATCCGTCGCTGACCGTGCGCGACGTGGAAACGACACGTCAGCCGCTGCGTATCGTCGTCGACTCCCGCCTGGACATCGCGCCAACGGCAAAAGTGCTCGCGGGCGGCAACGCGCTCGTCGTCTGCGCCAACGGCGACGCGGATCGTATCGCGCGGTTGCGCGATCTGGGTGTCGACGTGCTCGACCTGCCAAACCCCGACGGCAAGGTCGAACTGCCCGCGCTACTGCGTGCGCTGGGCGAGCGGCAGTTCAACGAGATCCACGTGGAAGCCGGTTACAAGCTCAACGGTTCGCTACTGCGCGAAGGCTGCGTTGACGAACTGCTGACGTACTTCGCGCCGAGCATCGTCGGCGACGCGCAAGGCATGTTCAACCTGCCCGCCCTCACTTCGCTCGACGACAAGCTCGCGCTGACGTTCACCGACGTGCGCATGATCGAGACCGATCTGCGTGTGATGGCCCGGGTGACGCGGGACTGA
- a CDS encoding 2-keto-4-pentenoate hydratase gives MSHVIQRDAATQARLQQAADALLEAERSHRFIAPLRDTFAPLTIDDAYAIQRINTERRLAAGRRIVGCKIGLTSVAVQKQLGVDQPDFGLLFDDMGYGDSEPIPASILTQPKIEAEIAFVIGRDLNVENPGQLDVLNAIEYALPALEIVGSRVADWNIRITDTIADNASSSAYVIGNTPKKLSEFDVRMCGMVLERRGEPVSVGAGAACLGSPINAVVWLARTMAAVGTPLKAGDLVLSGALGPMAAVTPGDIFETRINGLGSVRAVFEPASEAAR, from the coding sequence ATGAGCCACGTCATCCAACGCGACGCCGCCACGCAGGCGCGTCTCCAGCAGGCCGCCGATGCGCTGCTCGAAGCCGAACGCTCGCACCGCTTCATCGCCCCGCTGCGCGACACGTTCGCGCCGCTCACCATCGACGACGCTTACGCCATCCAGCGCATCAACACCGAGCGACGCCTCGCTGCCGGCCGCCGTATCGTCGGTTGCAAGATCGGTCTGACGTCGGTCGCCGTGCAAAAGCAACTCGGCGTCGATCAGCCCGACTTCGGCCTGTTGTTCGACGACATGGGGTATGGCGACAGCGAACCGATTCCCGCCTCGATCCTCACGCAACCGAAGATCGAAGCGGAGATTGCGTTCGTGATCGGCCGCGATCTGAACGTCGAAAATCCGGGCCAGCTGGACGTTCTCAATGCCATCGAGTACGCATTGCCCGCGCTGGAAATCGTCGGCAGCCGCGTGGCCGACTGGAATATCCGCATCACCGACACGATTGCCGACAACGCTTCGTCGTCGGCTTATGTGATCGGCAACACGCCGAAGAAGCTCTCGGAATTCGACGTCCGCATGTGCGGCATGGTGCTTGAGCGTCGCGGCGAGCCGGTCTCGGTCGGCGCAGGCGCGGCCTGTCTGGGCAGCCCGATCAACGCCGTGGTATGGCTCGCGCGCACGATGGCGGCGGTAGGCACGCCGCTCAAAGCGGGCGATCTGGTGCTCTCGGGCGCCCTCGGTCCGATGGCCGCCGTCACCCCGGGCGATATCTTCGAGACCCGCATCAATGGCCTGGGCTCGGTCCGCGCCGTCTTTGAACCTGCCAGCGAGGCTGCACGATGA
- a CDS encoding TPM domain-containing protein, giving the protein MTALMQPKRFVWALWALALASLCWLALPASAQALVAVPALTARVTDLTGTLTAEQRNALEAQLAQYEQQRGSQIFVLMLPSTAPETIDQYSIRVADAWKAGRKSVDDGVIMLIAKDNPNDLRKMRIELGRGVQGSLTDAISGRILRDVMAPYFRNGDFFGGIAAGTAAVQAAMNNEALPAPNLPSTRAPHSDLSDFLPLLFIVFIIAMVVIMEGRRRFSGPGLPGSPNEPRSRVLTGQRGRIGPGGFGGIGGIGGGIGGGLGGGLGGGWGRNDGGGFGGGGGGGGGFGGGGGGGFDGGGSSGNW; this is encoded by the coding sequence ATGACAGCGCTCATGCAACCGAAGCGCTTTGTGTGGGCGTTGTGGGCACTCGCGCTGGCCAGTCTTTGCTGGCTGGCGCTACCAGCGAGCGCGCAAGCGCTGGTGGCCGTGCCCGCGCTGACGGCGCGCGTGACCGATCTGACCGGCACGCTCACCGCCGAGCAGCGCAACGCGCTTGAGGCGCAGCTCGCGCAATACGAGCAGCAACGCGGCAGCCAGATCTTCGTGCTCATGCTGCCGAGCACCGCGCCCGAGACCATCGATCAGTACAGCATCCGTGTCGCCGACGCCTGGAAAGCAGGCCGCAAGAGCGTGGACGATGGCGTCATCATGCTCATCGCAAAGGACAACCCGAACGACTTGCGCAAGATGCGCATCGAGCTTGGACGCGGCGTGCAAGGCTCGCTCACCGACGCCATTTCGGGCCGCATTCTGCGCGACGTCATGGCACCGTACTTCCGCAATGGCGACTTCTTCGGCGGCATCGCGGCGGGAACGGCGGCCGTACAAGCAGCCATGAACAACGAGGCATTGCCCGCGCCGAATCTGCCGTCCACGCGCGCGCCACACTCCGATTTGTCCGATTTTCTGCCGCTGCTCTTCATCGTCTTCATCATCGCGATGGTGGTGATCATGGAAGGTCGCCGGCGCTTCAGCGGTCCCGGTTTGCCGGGCAGCCCCAACGAGCCGCGCTCGCGGGTGCTCACCGGACAGCGCGGACGCATCGGCCCGGGTGGTTTCGGCGGCATCGGTGGGATTGGCGGCGGTATTGGCGGCGGACTCGGCGGCGGACTCGGCGGTGGCTGGGGGCGTAACGACGGCGGTGGCTTCGGCGGCGGGGGTGGCGGCGGGGGCGGATTTGGCGGCGGAGGCGGCGGCGGTTTCGACGGCGGCGGCTCCTCCGGCAACTGGTGA
- the livG gene encoding high-affinity branched-chain amino acid ABC transporter ATP-binding protein LivG has protein sequence MSAELLKLSGLQMRFGGLLAVDGVEFGVRKNEVFAIIGPNGAGKTTVFNCVGGFYRPTGGSIVLDGDDITGLPSHMVARRGLVRTFQNIRLFRQLTVVENLLVAQHMTVHTGFLQGLLSTGAFRRSERTALERAKMWLDRLGLTPVANREAGTLSYGHQRRLEIARCMITEPRLLMLDEPAAGLNPQEKVELQQLVDNLRNEFGISVLLIEHDMSLVMGVSDRILVMEHGKPIMTGKPDEVRNDPRVIKAYLGEE, from the coding sequence ATGAGTGCAGAACTGTTGAAACTCTCGGGCCTTCAGATGCGCTTCGGCGGTCTGCTGGCTGTCGACGGCGTCGAATTCGGCGTCCGCAAGAACGAAGTCTTCGCGATCATCGGTCCGAACGGCGCTGGCAAGACGACCGTCTTCAACTGCGTGGGGGGCTTCTACCGCCCCACGGGTGGATCGATCGTGCTCGACGGCGACGACATCACCGGCTTGCCGAGCCATATGGTGGCGCGTCGCGGTCTGGTGCGCACGTTCCAGAACATCCGACTATTCCGTCAGTTGACGGTGGTAGAGAACCTGCTCGTCGCGCAGCACATGACGGTGCACACCGGCTTTCTGCAAGGGCTGCTCTCGACGGGCGCGTTCCGTCGCTCGGAGCGCACGGCGCTCGAGCGCGCGAAAATGTGGCTCGATCGTCTGGGCCTCACGCCGGTCGCCAACCGCGAAGCCGGTACGTTGTCGTACGGCCACCAGCGCCGCCTCGAGATCGCGCGATGCATGATCACCGAGCCGCGTCTGCTGATGCTCGACGAACCGGCGGCCGGTCTAAACCCGCAGGAGAAGGTCGAGCTGCAGCAACTTGTGGACAACCTGCGTAACGAGTTCGGTATTTCGGTACTGCTCATCGAGCACGACATGAGTCTCGTGATGGGCGTCTCCGACCGGATTCTCGTGATGGAACACGGCAAGCCGATCATGACCGGCAAGCCCGACGAGGTGCGCAACGATCCGCGCGTCATCAAGGCCTACCTCGGGGAGGAATAA